From one Choloepus didactylus isolate mChoDid1 chromosome 24, mChoDid1.pri, whole genome shotgun sequence genomic stretch:
- the LOC119520026 gene encoding T-cell-specific guanine nucleotide triphosphate-binding protein 2-like, producing MGQSSSSKPAPSNAHNLASSFEEFFKDFKMESKILPQKTITLIQSLLEKGDIQKTTSVICDALKEIENAPINIAVTGESGSGKSSFINALRGVDHEGKDAAQVGYVETTMERRDYKHPKISNVTIWDLPGIGTTRFPPRKYLKEMKFGEYDFFIIISTTRFKENDAQLAKAIKKMKKNFYFVRSKVDSDLYNLKKCKPKTFNKDTLFQDIRKDCLEHLEKAEVTDPCVFLISSFDVSNYDFPKLQTTLLKDLPAQKRHIFVQCLPCVTEAAIDRKRDSLKQKIWLEALKAGAWATIPFMSVGGNEMQTLKETLNLYRSHFGLDDESLKNMAESLNVSLEMLTANIKSPDLLSVQKDEETLGETVLKCVEKIFSISGGLIATGLYFGKTFYWQAYFLDTVVSDAKVLLKKEEIFRIDATSEKTKPLLDAECENGKSEAALP from the coding sequence ATGGGTCAGTCATCTTCCTCCAAACCCGCACCATCCAATGCTCATAATTTGGCCTCCAgctttgaagaattttttaagGATTTCAAGATGGAAAGCAAAATCCTCCCTCAGAAAACCATCACTTTGATCCAATCACTTCTGGAGAAAGGAGATATTCAAAAGACAACTTCTGTGATCTGTGATGCATTGAAAGAGATTGAGAATGCCCCAATAAACATTGCTGTGACAGGGGAGTCTGGATCAGGGAAATCCAGTTTTATCAATGCCCTGAGGGGTGTGGACCATGAAGGAAAAGATGCAGCCCAGGTAGGGTATGTAGAGACAACCATGGAGAGAAGAGACTACAAACACCCGAAGATTTCCAATGTGACAATATGGGACTTGCCTGGCATCGGAACCACCAGATTCCCACCACGGAAGTacctgaaggaaatgaaatttggTGAATATGATTTCTTTATTATCATTTCTACTACACGGTTCAAAGAGAATGATGCACAACttgccaaagcaattaaaaaaatgaagaagaatttcTACTTTGTTCGATCCAAGGTGGACAGTGATTTATACAATCTAAAAAAATGTAAACCCAAGACTTTCAATAAGGATACTCTCTTTCAAGACATTAGAAAGGACTGTCTGGAACATCTTGAGAAAGCCGAAGTGACGGATCCTTGTGTCTTCTTAATCTCCAGCTTTGATGTGTCTAACTATGATTTCCCAAAGTTGCAGACCACTCTTCTGAAGGATCTCCCAGCTCAGAAGCGCCATATCTTTGTGCAGTGCCTGCCCTGTGTTACCGAGGCTGCCATTGACAGGAAGAGGGATTCCTTGAAGCAGAAGATCTGGCTGGAGGCACTGAAAGCTGGAGCATGGGCCACCATCCCTTTCATGAGTGTAGGGGGTAATGAAATGCAGACACTGAAGGAGACCTTAAACCTCTATAGGTCTCACTTTGGGCTGGATGATGAATCCCTCAAAAACATGGCTGAAAGTTTGAATGTGTCACTGGAAATGCTCACAGCAAATATTAAGTCTCCCGATTTGCTGTCAGTTCAGAAGGATGAGGAGACCTTAGGGGAAACAGTGTTGAAATGTGTGGAGAAAATCTTCTCTATCAGTGGTGGCCTCATTGCCACTGGCCTCTACTTTGGTAAAACGTTCTATTGGCAAGCTTATTTCCTTGACACTGTGGTAAGTGATGCTAAAGTTCTccttaaaaaagaagagattttTAGGATCGATGCCACCTCTGAGAAAACCAAACCACTTCTGGATGCTGAGTGTGAAAATGGGAAAAGTGAAGCAGCTCTCCCCTGA